The following are from one region of the Salmo trutta chromosome 20, fSalTru1.1, whole genome shotgun sequence genome:
- the LOC115156271 gene encoding trace amine-associated receptor 13c-like produces the protein MEKKEDVQYCFQDRNSSCRKALPSTSIYITLYIFLSLISAATVFLNILVIISISHFKQLHTPTNLLILSLAVSDLLVGLIVIPVVTVAVMESCWGFGDYFCVFHAYIACLCTSLSLGNLVLISIDRYVAVCDPLLYHSKITITRMMCCISITWCCCIIYRTAIIKHFVNVQVPSRCFKECFIFEGITWGNIIDLVITMVVPCSIIITLYMKIFVVARSQARKVFSKEAASVSGVKTLQAKKSEKKAAKTLAIVVFNYLICWIPFLFIFFTFSIFVDNFSSFFISFLPLVNSLINPIIYAFFYPWFKVTAKLILTLKIRCS, from the coding sequence ATGGAAAAAAAGGAAGATGTTCAATACTGTTTTCAAGACAGAAACTCTTCTTGCAGAAAGGCTTTGCCATCGACATCTATCTACATTACACTATACATCTTCTTGTCATTGATTTCAGCAGCTACAGTATTTTTGAACATACTGGTGatcatctccatctctcacttCAAGCAGCTCCACACTCCAACCAACCTGCTCatcctctctctggctgtgtcaGATCTCCTGGTGGGACTGATTGTGATACCAGTTGTGACTGTAGCAGTAATGGAATCATGCTGGGGTTTTGGGGattatttctgtgtgtttcaTGCCTATATTGCTTGTTTATGTACTTCTTTATCTCTGGGTAATTTGGTCTTGATATCTATTGACCGCTATGTTGCTGTGTGTGATCCCTTATTGTACCActctaaaataacaataacaagaatGATGTGTTGTATATCCATCACCTGGTGTTGTTGTATCATATACCGTACTGCTATTATAAAACACTTTGTTAATGTGCAGGTACCAAGTAGGTGTTTTAAAGAATGTTTTATTTTTGAAGGAATAACCTGGGGTAATATCATTGACCTGGTAATTACAATGGTTGTCCCATGCTCTATTATTATAACACTTTATATGAAAATCTTTGTGGTGGCCAGATCACAGGCCAGAAAGGTATTTTCAAAAGAGGCTGCCAGTGTGTCTGGTGTTAAAACTCTACAGGCTAAAAAGTCAGAAAAAAAAGCAGCAAAAACTCTAGCTATCGTTGTTTTCAACTATTTAATTTGTTGGATTCCATTTCTATTTATTTTCTTCACTTTTTCTATTTTCGTTGACAATTTCTCATCATTTTTCATCAGTTTTCTGCCACTTGTTAATTCCTTAATAAATCCAATAATTTATGCTTTCTTTTATCCATGGTTCAAAGTGACAGCTAAACTTATTTTAACTTTGAAGATAAGATGTTCATAG